The following are encoded in a window of Flavobacterium cupriresistens genomic DNA:
- a CDS encoding helix-turn-helix domain-containing protein, with protein sequence MVSKKSKYFHIGLQVYIFEKFTSKKSLSKLFKVDHFSILIVNSGSLSILIDKTEVTVYESEILVIPIKTLFEILIMSDQLQICLLSFTTDFVIENSIRRPHIRYFEFFITKLSSKIFLKSKDVLLLIDLLTLLNSKVLRPSSHVFKDEIVLFSFNLLLYELAGIYHRSSWHISLQHSKREKLVLQFFKILEINCRKHHSVKYYANKLGVNTDHFSRIVKQVTEKTAKQFIEEAILLEAKVLLQNNHLTILYIGEELHFSNSSAFSTFFKRHTSLSPSEYRLRLNSN encoded by the coding sequence GTGGTAAGTAAAAAATCAAAATATTTTCATATTGGTCTGCAAGTTTACATTTTTGAAAAATTTACATCTAAAAAATCTTTGAGTAAATTATTTAAGGTAGACCATTTCTCTATACTGATTGTAAATTCGGGTTCTTTATCTATCCTAATAGATAAGACAGAAGTTACTGTCTACGAAAGTGAGATCCTTGTGATACCTATAAAGACTTTATTTGAAATTTTGATTATGAGTGATCAATTACAAATTTGCTTACTGTCATTTACTACAGACTTTGTTATTGAAAATAGTATACGAAGACCTCATATTAGGTATTTTGAATTTTTTATTACCAAATTATCGTCTAAAATCTTTCTAAAAAGTAAAGATGTTTTATTACTAATTGATTTATTGACATTACTTAATAGCAAAGTATTACGACCTAGCTCGCATGTTTTTAAAGATGAGATAGTACTTTTTAGTTTTAATCTGTTATTGTATGAATTAGCAGGTATCTATCACAGATCATCCTGGCATATATCACTTCAACATTCGAAAAGGGAAAAATTAGTTCTTCAATTTTTTAAAATTTTAGAAATTAATTGCAGAAAACACCACAGTGTAAAATACTACGCAAATAAGTTAGGTGTTAATACAGACCATTTTAGTAGAATAGTTAAACAAGTTACAGAAAAAACGGCGAAGCAATTTATTGAAGAAGCGATTCTCCTTGAAGCAAAAGTTTTGCTGCAAAACAATCATTTAACCATTTTATATATTGGAGAAGAATTGCACTTTAGTAATTCTTCTGCTTTCAGTACTTTTTTTAAAAGGCATACTTCCCTGTCTCCTTCAGAATACCGTTTACGATTAAATTCTAATTAA
- a CDS encoding DUF4145 domain-containing protein, with translation MNREIWSKRNFTNKSPVDYNCPKCNIGILNITNLNSKIIPGQDEMEMNNYPNGIDYVFSGILVCKNSNCKNVLSIIGNVLKDIHNGYQLPNGEYVEEYLSVYYPKYFFPPLKIIEISQKVPKEVAQQLNLSFSHFYNDLSSCANRIRNSIELILDDLKAPKKYKDSKTNKLKAFRTLHHRIENYEKKTKNKKITNLLFAIKIIGNEGSHIGNIALEDVLDAYEFLEPILDFVYDKKEKNIHIKASEIVLKNKPMSKH, from the coding sequence ATGAACAGAGAGATTTGGAGCAAAAGAAATTTTACAAATAAAAGTCCTGTAGACTATAATTGCCCTAAATGTAATATTGGAATATTAAATATTACTAATTTGAATTCTAAAATTATTCCCGGACAAGATGAAATGGAAATGAATAATTATCCTAATGGAATTGATTATGTTTTTAGTGGAATATTAGTATGTAAAAATAGTAATTGTAAAAATGTATTATCAATCATAGGAAACGTTCTGAAGGATATACATAATGGATATCAGTTGCCAAATGGAGAATATGTTGAAGAATATTTAAGTGTATATTATCCCAAATATTTCTTCCCTCCTTTAAAAATAATAGAAATTTCCCAAAAAGTACCGAAAGAAGTAGCACAACAATTAAATTTGTCATTTTCACATTTTTACAATGACTTATCTTCTTGTGCAAATAGAATTAGAAATTCCATTGAGTTAATATTGGACGATTTAAAAGCGCCTAAAAAATATAAAGATTCCAAAACTAATAAACTGAAAGCTTTCAGAACTTTGCATCATAGAATTGAAAACTATGAAAAAAAAACAAAAAACAAAAAAATAACTAACTTATTATTTGCGATAAAAATAATCGGAAATGAAGGAAGTCATATTGGAAATATAGCTTTAGAGGACGTATTAGACGCTTATGAATTTTTAGAACCAATATTAGATTTTGTATATGACAAAAAAGAAAAAAATATTCATATTAAAGCATCCGAAATTGTTCTAAAAAACAAACCGATGTCAAAGCATTAA
- a CDS encoding IS1182 family transposase — MRFKHYDQQQTILLPYSFDDLIPEKHPVRIVDQVVESINIQPLLKAYSKEGNPGYHPKMLLKVMLYAYMTNVYSSRKIELALRENINFMWLTSMTIVDHNTINRFRSDKLKENFKEIFKQVVLMLASEGLINLKQIYTDGTKIEAQAGRYTFVWGNSIKTNKAKMLTQLEELWNYAQSIDNEDGPNPEPTEFKEISKEVIEKTVAEIDAKLSGNGKASSKAKAKLRYIKNNFTANLEKYEKQQAILGERNSYSKTDTQATFMRMKEDHMLNGQLKPAYNTQISTQNQIIVHYTIHQNPTDTKTLKPHLENLEQTFGKKVFKKIQEITTDAGYGSEENYDYLEKKKLTAFVKYNTFEKEQDQNYQKKHKTFSKENLYYNQEEDYYICPMGQKMHKTHENEKKTAAGYTQTLSHYQAKNCEGCLLRGQCFKAKGNRSIERNHNLERHKQQARELLLSEIGIQRRKQRSADVEPVFAQLKHNNGFRRFSLKGLQKVELEFGLMALGHNLRKKIAA, encoded by the coding sequence ATGAGATTTAAACATTATGACCAACAGCAAACGATACTTTTACCTTATTCGTTTGACGATTTAATTCCAGAGAAACATCCTGTTCGAATAGTGGATCAGGTTGTGGAATCAATTAACATCCAGCCTCTTTTAAAAGCCTACAGCAAAGAAGGCAATCCAGGTTATCATCCAAAGATGCTTCTCAAAGTGATGTTGTATGCCTATATGACCAATGTATACTCTTCTCGAAAGATAGAACTGGCACTTCGCGAGAATATTAATTTTATGTGGCTAACTTCGATGACTATTGTAGATCACAATACTATTAACCGTTTTAGAAGTGATAAGCTTAAAGAGAATTTTAAAGAGATCTTCAAACAGGTCGTTTTGATGTTAGCATCAGAAGGACTCATCAATCTAAAACAAATCTATACAGACGGAACAAAGATAGAAGCTCAGGCCGGCAGGTACACTTTTGTCTGGGGCAACAGTATCAAAACCAACAAAGCCAAAATGCTGACTCAGCTGGAAGAATTATGGAACTATGCCCAAAGTATTGATAATGAAGACGGCCCCAACCCGGAACCAACTGAGTTCAAGGAAATCAGCAAAGAAGTAATCGAGAAAACTGTAGCTGAAATAGATGCCAAACTCTCTGGCAATGGAAAGGCTAGCTCCAAAGCAAAAGCCAAATTGCGTTATATTAAAAATAATTTTACTGCTAACTTAGAAAAATATGAAAAGCAGCAAGCTATTCTAGGAGAAAGAAACAGTTACAGCAAAACCGATACCCAGGCTACTTTTATGCGTATGAAAGAAGACCATATGTTAAACGGACAGCTCAAGCCAGCTTATAATACTCAGATATCTACACAAAACCAGATCATCGTTCACTATACCATCCATCAAAATCCAACCGATACCAAAACACTCAAGCCCCACTTGGAAAATTTGGAGCAGACCTTCGGCAAAAAAGTGTTTAAAAAGATACAAGAGATCACTACAGACGCAGGTTATGGAAGTGAAGAAAACTACGATTATCTGGAGAAAAAAAAGCTAACGGCTTTTGTGAAATATAATACTTTTGAAAAAGAACAGGATCAAAACTACCAAAAGAAACACAAGACTTTTAGCAAGGAGAATCTATATTACAATCAGGAAGAAGACTATTATATATGTCCAATGGGACAGAAAATGCATAAAACCCATGAGAATGAGAAAAAAACGGCAGCGGGATATACTCAGACCTTATCCCATTATCAAGCCAAAAACTGTGAAGGCTGTCTCTTGCGAGGACAATGTTTTAAAGCCAAAGGCAACAGAAGCATAGAGCGAAACCACAACCTTGAAAGGCATAAACAACAAGCAAGAGAATTACTGCTCAGCGAAATAGGGATACAAAGAAGAAAACAACGCTCTGCCGATGTAGAGCCTGTATTTGCTCAACTCAAACATAATAATGGATTTAGACGATTTTCTTTAAAAGGACTTCAAAAAGTTGAATTAGAGTTCGGATTAATGGCTTTAGGTCACAACTTAAGAAAGAAAATTGCAGCATAA
- a CDS encoding DUF4134 domain-containing protein yields MKKWNWNFKKFIEQKTNSICMFLVQILFVISYETYAQDGLAGINEANQQVRSYFDAGTELMYAVGALLGLIGAVKVYQKWNAGDPDTGKVAAAWFGSCVFLVVVATVIKSFFGI; encoded by the coding sequence ATGAAAAAATGGAACTGGAATTTTAAAAAGTTTATTGAGCAAAAAACAAATAGTATCTGTATGTTTCTGGTACAAATCCTTTTTGTGATCAGTTATGAAACCTACGCTCAGGATGGTCTGGCGGGAATCAATGAAGCCAACCAACAAGTACGAAGTTATTTTGATGCCGGAACGGAACTAATGTATGCGGTAGGAGCATTATTGGGACTGATAGGCGCTGTGAAAGTATATCAAAAATGGAACGCAGGTGATCCCGATACCGGAAAAGTAGCGGCAGCCTGGTTTGGAAGCTGTGTTTTTCTGGTGGTAGTAGCTACCGTAATCAAATCCTTCTTTGGGATCTAA
- a CDS encoding DUF1896 family protein has product MEELLKEKLWFYIIHNNPDLMFTLQEDYSVLDYLNEKISSVKSILDDMLSDGTPQYIIEEICLNVLTEDLRPSRFLYIRSLLSDEFEKTYAAFQESGILTYEVINLMESCKPIFETIGFTKENEEDPNLRNALIGQIADYVI; this is encoded by the coding sequence ATGGAAGAGCTGCTCAAAGAAAAGTTATGGTTTTACATTATCCATAATAATCCAGATTTGATGTTTACACTTCAGGAAGATTACAGTGTATTGGATTATCTAAATGAGAAAATAAGTAGTGTGAAATCCATACTAGACGATATGTTATCTGATGGTACACCTCAATATATCATCGAAGAAATCTGTCTCAATGTACTTACAGAAGATCTGAGACCTTCCCGCTTTTTATATATCCGCTCCCTGCTTTCAGATGAGTTTGAGAAAACCTACGCCGCTTTTCAGGAATCAGGTATCCTTACCTATGAGGTAATCAACCTTATGGAAAGCTGCAAGCCCATTTTTGAAACCATTGGTTTTACAAAAGAAAATGAAGAAGATCCCAATTTGAGAAATGCCCTTATAGGTCAGATTGCTGACTATGTGATTTGA
- a CDS encoding Eco57I restriction-modification methylase domain-containing protein, which yields MAYNLSQKLSANIEAITIAMQWQQGDALSEEAVAALKAYTGFGGLKAILYPHGSAEDWIKSGATKEDLKLHPEMTRLHELLQEHYSEKDYNGVVSSLRNSVLTAFYTPDIVPKTLYTALEKQGINPKRLYEPSAGSGIFITEAEKAFQNLEQITAVEKDRLSGLVLSALNSTLSTKNTTHVIRLEEAPINDNGSYDLVVSNIPFGNFSVYDEAYPDKAISGKIHNYFFAKGLDKLADGGLMAYITTDGFLNSPSNQSVREYLFQNADFVSIAVMPDNLMKETGNTDAPNHLIIVQKNEHKKTLSDHENELLKTVELENEFGKYNINKYLHNKPELIIGNEIQAGKNQYGQAHQSVRQNGDINSIGNLLGENITKGLKENFNQESFEKAQKTEIVQPAEVIGPKFTYLPMPESEASGISVQLGLFDTVPAENINRAMDYINPLDETVVDKKTARILSTIRNTDNPSHENVVLIAAKQNKSNRYLYKLYSNIKEIDGFSANWMNGGLLPHELLALSNTLQYYKHKYIYEGDQTLESAFNLERQLYEEDLSFKPFYKEGTLVRLGDAVGVISDINHEHKQAFFQPLATQGNLKFYDSYISIRDNYLKLFEKEQSDKTASNETRRNLDEQYIKFVSHYGILNGAENRRLIMQDSAFGFTILSSLERKEGERYAKSDILSESIVKQQERYHTDDPIEALARSLNEIGSVDLGFITAATGLEENEAIERLNYHIYLNPTGQDWQTSDLYLSGNVVEKLQQAKQAVDLYPENTQYYKGLQALEKVQPERIPFELLDFNLGERWIPNRYYESFAGKLFDQPTEINYFPSLDTFKVSTGHNTKIDREFSVTPKSGRTTYGYTILEHALENTAPFFTYEVDGPSGKPIRLPDNEAIQLAHQKIENIRNGFIEWLQELPISDKNELESLYNNTFNCYVLREYDGSHLSFSGLDKKALEIEDLYSSQKNAAWRIIQNRGALIDHEVGLGKTLTMIVAASEMKRLGIIHKPAILALNANVNQIAATYRKAYPNARILAPGENDFTPAKRMRLFHEIKNNNWDCIILTHDQFGKIPQSPEIQKEILQNELDNIERDLDTARDLGGDISKKILKGLEIRKNNLDGKLKTLLKDIEDKKDSGINFKEMGIDHLFVDESHKFKNLTFTTRHDRVAGIGNMQGSQKALNMLFAVRTLQEKFDSDLCVTFLSGTPISNSLTEMYLLFKYLRPKEMERQRIENFDGWAAVFARKTTDFEFSVTNEIIAKERFRHFIKVPELALFYNEITDYKTAKHIDLDKPEIKEQLVNISPTPEQSEFITQLMQFAKTGNATLIDREPLTSQEDKGRMLIATNYAKKMAADMRLINEEYGDHPNNKVNTCARNVAEIYHASMVHKGTQIVFSDIGTPKPDAFNMYDALKEKLVRDFNIPAHEITYIHDWTDKKKPELFSKMNTGEIRILLGSTEKAGTGLNVQKRVVAMHHMDIPWRPSDLGQRNGRGSRQGNEVAKQHYGNTVKNFVYATEKSLDNYKFNLLKNKQTFISQMKNCELNVRTIDEGAMDEQSGMNFSEYIAVLSGDTSLLEKSKLEKKVTVMESLKKAHYKEISRTKYQVEYLMEEKGITTKTLEKLTADHSYYKERLKYEPDGSKANPIQLYDCKTADPESIGKEIILLYKNWKPPEGENQAKQIGQLYDFGLYIKREREAFQNDGLYQYRYSNSFYAQRLEDGIKYTSNGGTPNVDNPKLAARHFLNAIDKVENLKEKYQKSLNDIENQLPDLQQLTTRVFSQEHELQKMKSDLSSLEREIALKIQENQLKEANPQDTSLSNETKLTDTVPVIQLPIKNVEESKGCTTAESNTDKWQERSFSEMRRSNRMKF from the coding sequence ATGGCTTACAATCTATCCCAAAAACTAAGTGCCAATATTGAGGCGATTACCATTGCAATGCAATGGCAGCAAGGTGATGCTTTATCGGAAGAAGCAGTTGCTGCCCTTAAGGCATATACCGGCTTTGGAGGACTCAAGGCTATTCTATATCCACATGGCTCTGCCGAAGACTGGATAAAATCTGGAGCTACTAAAGAAGATCTGAAACTGCATCCAGAGATGACACGCCTGCATGAATTGTTGCAGGAACATTATTCTGAAAAGGATTACAACGGTGTTGTTTCTTCTCTACGAAACAGTGTGCTTACGGCATTTTATACACCGGATATTGTACCCAAAACTTTGTACACTGCTTTGGAAAAACAAGGTATTAATCCTAAAAGGTTATACGAACCATCAGCAGGATCAGGAATTTTTATTACTGAAGCAGAAAAGGCTTTCCAAAATTTGGAACAAATTACCGCTGTCGAAAAAGACCGATTGAGCGGACTGGTGCTTTCTGCATTAAACAGTACACTTTCAACCAAAAACACCACTCATGTAATAAGGCTGGAAGAAGCTCCAATAAATGATAACGGCAGTTATGATCTTGTGGTCAGCAATATTCCTTTTGGTAATTTTTCTGTTTATGACGAAGCCTATCCAGATAAAGCCATTTCAGGAAAAATCCACAATTACTTTTTTGCAAAAGGACTGGATAAACTCGCTGATGGTGGTCTTATGGCATACATAACGACAGATGGTTTTTTAAACAGTCCTTCCAATCAGAGTGTCCGCGAGTATCTTTTTCAAAATGCAGATTTTGTAAGTATAGCAGTTATGCCTGATAATCTGATGAAAGAAACAGGAAATACAGATGCTCCTAATCATTTGATTATTGTCCAAAAAAATGAGCATAAAAAAACGCTATCTGACCATGAAAATGAGCTGCTAAAAACTGTTGAACTCGAAAATGAATTTGGAAAATACAATATTAATAAATACCTGCATAATAAACCCGAGCTCATCATTGGAAATGAAATACAAGCCGGTAAAAACCAATACGGACAGGCGCACCAAAGTGTAAGACAAAATGGGGATATTAATTCTATTGGAAACCTTCTTGGAGAAAATATCACCAAAGGACTAAAAGAAAACTTTAACCAGGAAAGCTTTGAGAAGGCTCAAAAAACGGAGATAGTTCAGCCCGCTGAAGTAATTGGACCAAAATTCACTTATTTACCCATGCCTGAGAGTGAAGCAAGCGGTATTTCTGTCCAACTTGGCTTATTTGATACTGTACCTGCGGAGAACATTAACCGTGCGATGGATTACATCAATCCTCTTGATGAAACGGTAGTAGATAAAAAAACAGCACGAATACTGAGCACCATACGCAACACTGATAATCCATCACATGAAAACGTTGTGCTAATTGCTGCCAAACAAAACAAGTCCAATCGGTATTTGTATAAATTATATTCTAATATAAAAGAAATAGATGGCTTTTCAGCCAATTGGATGAATGGCGGATTACTGCCACATGAATTACTGGCTTTATCCAATACCCTTCAATATTACAAACACAAGTATATTTATGAAGGAGACCAAACCCTTGAATCGGCCTTTAACCTTGAAAGACAGCTTTATGAAGAAGATCTTTCATTCAAACCGTTTTACAAAGAAGGAACACTGGTTCGACTTGGAGATGCCGTTGGAGTCATCAGTGATATAAATCATGAACACAAACAAGCTTTTTTCCAACCATTAGCAACACAAGGCAATCTGAAATTTTACGATTCCTATATTTCTATTCGGGATAATTATCTGAAACTGTTTGAGAAAGAGCAATCAGACAAAACAGCAAGTAATGAAACTCGGAGAAATCTGGATGAGCAGTATATCAAATTTGTTTCACACTATGGTATTCTGAACGGTGCTGAGAACCGCAGGTTAATCATGCAGGATTCTGCTTTTGGTTTCACCATTCTTTCTTCATTGGAACGCAAAGAAGGAGAACGTTATGCGAAGTCCGATATTTTAAGCGAATCTATAGTAAAACAGCAGGAACGCTATCACACAGACGATCCGATTGAAGCCTTAGCTCGCAGTCTGAATGAAATCGGAAGTGTGGATCTGGGATTTATAACCGCTGCAACCGGGCTTGAAGAAAACGAGGCGATAGAGCGTCTGAACTATCATATCTACTTGAATCCTACAGGTCAGGATTGGCAAACTTCAGACCTCTATTTAAGCGGAAATGTCGTGGAAAAGCTACAGCAGGCTAAACAGGCTGTTGACTTATATCCTGAAAACACACAATATTATAAAGGATTGCAGGCACTGGAAAAAGTACAACCAGAGCGTATCCCTTTTGAATTGCTCGATTTTAACCTTGGAGAACGATGGATTCCCAACCGATACTATGAAAGTTTTGCCGGAAAATTATTTGACCAGCCAACAGAAATTAATTACTTCCCATCACTGGATACCTTTAAAGTAAGTACAGGACACAATACCAAAATAGACAGAGAATTTTCGGTAACTCCCAAAAGCGGAAGAACCACTTATGGTTACACGATATTGGAGCATGCGCTTGAAAATACAGCTCCCTTTTTTACCTATGAGGTAGATGGACCATCAGGCAAACCGATACGATTGCCGGATAATGAAGCTATACAACTTGCACATCAAAAAATTGAGAACATTCGTAATGGCTTTATTGAGTGGCTGCAGGAATTGCCAATAAGTGATAAAAACGAACTAGAGAGCCTATATAACAATACGTTCAATTGTTATGTATTACGCGAGTATGACGGAAGTCATCTGAGCTTTTCCGGTCTGGATAAAAAAGCCCTGGAGATTGAAGACCTATACAGCTCTCAGAAAAATGCGGCATGGCGTATTATTCAAAACCGTGGCGCTTTAATTGATCATGAGGTTGGGCTTGGAAAGACACTAACCATGATTGTGGCTGCCAGTGAAATGAAACGATTAGGGATTATTCATAAACCTGCAATACTGGCATTGAATGCTAATGTGAATCAAATTGCTGCAACCTATCGAAAGGCTTATCCCAATGCCCGGATTTTAGCACCTGGTGAAAATGACTTTACTCCGGCCAAAAGAATGAGACTTTTCCATGAGATTAAAAATAACAATTGGGACTGTATCATTTTAACCCACGATCAGTTTGGTAAAATTCCGCAGTCACCGGAAATACAAAAAGAGATCTTACAAAATGAACTAGATAATATAGAACGGGATCTTGATACGGCCAGAGATCTGGGAGGCGATATCTCCAAAAAAATATTAAAAGGTCTTGAAATACGAAAAAATAATCTGGACGGTAAATTAAAAACACTGCTCAAAGATATAGAAGATAAAAAGGACAGCGGTATCAACTTTAAAGAAATGGGGATTGATCATTTGTTTGTAGATGAATCTCACAAATTCAAAAACCTGACTTTCACTACCCGTCATGACCGTGTTGCCGGAATTGGAAATATGCAGGGAAGCCAAAAGGCGCTTAATATGTTATTTGCGGTACGTACACTGCAGGAAAAATTCGATTCGGATTTGTGTGTAACGTTTCTTTCGGGTACTCCAATTTCCAATAGTCTTACCGAAATGTACCTGCTTTTCAAATACCTGCGACCTAAAGAAATGGAGCGTCAGCGTATTGAAAACTTTGACGGATGGGCAGCTGTCTTTGCCAGAAAAACAACTGATTTTGAATTTTCGGTCACCAATGAAATTATTGCCAAGGAGCGTTTTCGCCATTTTATAAAAGTTCCGGAACTAGCATTGTTTTATAATGAGATTACCGATTACAAAACAGCAAAACATATTGATCTGGATAAACCTGAAATTAAGGAACAACTTGTCAATATCAGCCCAACACCTGAACAAAGCGAGTTTATTACCCAGCTCATGCAGTTTGCAAAAACAGGTAATGCAACACTTATAGATAGAGAACCTCTTACTTCACAGGAAGATAAAGGCAGGATGCTGATCGCTACTAATTACGCTAAAAAGATGGCTGCCGATATGAGGCTGATAAATGAAGAATATGGTGATCACCCGAATAATAAAGTCAATACATGCGCCAGAAATGTGGCTGAAATTTATCATGCTTCCATGGTGCATAAAGGCACACAGATTGTTTTTTCGGATATAGGCACGCCGAAGCCGGATGCCTTTAATATGTACGATGCCCTTAAAGAAAAACTGGTAAGGGATTTTAATATCCCAGCTCATGAGATTACCTATATACACGATTGGACCGATAAAAAGAAACCAGAATTGTTTTCTAAAATGAATACAGGCGAAATACGTATTCTTTTAGGTAGTACAGAAAAAGCAGGAACGGGTCTTAATGTACAAAAGCGTGTGGTAGCTATGCATCATATGGATATTCCCTGGAGACCATCAGATCTGGGACAACGCAACGGCCGAGGCAGCAGACAAGGGAACGAAGTTGCCAAACAGCATTATGGCAATACAGTAAAGAATTTCGTCTATGCGACCGAGAAGTCATTAGACAATTACAAATTCAACCTTTTGAAGAACAAACAGACTTTTATCAGTCAGATGAAAAACTGTGAACTTAATGTCAGGACTATTGATGAGGGAGCCATGGATGAGCAGAGCGGAATGAACTTTTCGGAATACATCGCAGTATTATCAGGAGATACTTCTTTACTGGAAAAATCAAAATTGGAGAAAAAAGTAACGGTAATGGAAAGCCTTAAAAAAGCCCATTACAAGGAAATTTCCAGAACTAAATATCAGGTTGAATACCTAATGGAAGAAAAGGGAATCACAACTAAAACACTGGAGAAACTAACTGCAGATCACAGCTATTATAAAGAGCGTTTGAAATATGAACCCGATGGTTCCAAAGCGAATCCTATACAGTTGTATGACTGCAAGACAGCAGATCCGGAAAGTATCGGCAAAGAAATTATCCTGCTTTACAAAAACTGGAAGCCGCCTGAAGGTGAAAATCAGGCCAAGCAGATTGGACAATTATATGATTTTGGACTCTATATAAAAAGAGAACGTGAAGCCTTTCAAAATGATGGTTTGTACCAATACCGCTATTCTAACAGCTTTTACGCGCAACGTTTGGAGGATGGCATTAAATATACTTCCAATGGAGGAACTCCAAATGTGGACAATCCAAAATTGGCAGCCCGCCATTTTCTTAATGCAATTGATAAGGTGGAAAATCTCAAGGAAAAGTATCAAAAGTCCCTGAATGATATTGAAAACCAGCTGCCGGATTTACAGCAATTAACCACAAGAGTATTTAGCCAGGAGCATGAGCTGCAAAAAATGAAAAGTGATCTCTCTAGTTTGGAAAGGGAAATAGCCCTAAAAATTCAGGAGA